One Luteolibacter arcticus DNA segment encodes these proteins:
- a CDS encoding sensor histidine kinase — MPEPFATLSTVAALAALTALGITALRLRRARKEFNEEVSAWKMKLDLDLRQAKRERDQLLDALGDAFMLVDANARVLFANKAARTLFRGRDLTGRTVQEAFLDQRLAAALMRCLETGEPTVTRAVLPQQSSPLGDQERRGMNAWVIDAARLSDSPADDPTTRVVIRDVTSEYQTEQIRKDFVANASHELRTPLAIINGYLENLIDDDLLDDKELTRRFLKVMRKHTERISRIVEDMLVISRLESGEAAALKVKPFRLRSCISDVLERLESVIHNQQATIKIDMPDLDMILAGDRFYWTQVLFNLVENALKQNPRPKLTVTIGCSRDEESTRVWVADDGVGIPSADLPHIFRRFYRVEKHHSQEEIKGTGLGLSIVKRAIEAHGGAIRVSSTPGQETRFTMEVPREAEARLLAEAEANALPELQKTEG, encoded by the coding sequence AATGAAGCTGGACCTCGACTTGCGACAGGCGAAACGGGAGCGCGACCAGCTTCTGGATGCGCTGGGCGACGCCTTCATGCTGGTGGATGCGAATGCCCGCGTCCTCTTCGCCAACAAGGCGGCGCGCACGCTCTTCCGCGGCCGCGACCTCACCGGGCGGACGGTCCAGGAAGCCTTCCTCGACCAACGTCTCGCGGCGGCGCTGATGCGCTGTCTGGAAACCGGCGAGCCGACCGTGACCCGCGCGGTGCTGCCACAACAATCCTCCCCGCTCGGCGATCAGGAGCGCCGCGGAATGAACGCATGGGTCATCGATGCCGCGCGGCTTTCCGACAGCCCGGCCGACGACCCCACCACCCGAGTTGTGATCCGTGACGTGACCAGCGAGTATCAAACCGAGCAGATCCGGAAAGACTTCGTGGCGAATGCCTCCCACGAGCTCCGGACGCCTCTGGCCATCATCAACGGCTATCTGGAGAACCTCATCGACGACGACCTGCTCGACGACAAGGAGCTGACGCGGCGTTTCCTCAAGGTGATGCGCAAGCACACCGAGCGCATCTCGCGCATCGTCGAGGACATGCTCGTCATCTCCCGCCTCGAGTCCGGCGAAGCCGCGGCGCTGAAGGTGAAGCCATTCCGGCTCCGTTCCTGCATCAGCGACGTGCTGGAGCGGCTCGAATCCGTGATCCACAACCAGCAGGCCACGATCAAGATCGACATGCCGGATCTCGACATGATCCTCGCTGGCGACCGCTTCTACTGGACCCAGGTGCTTTTCAATCTGGTTGAGAACGCGCTGAAGCAGAACCCGCGCCCCAAACTCACCGTGACCATCGGCTGCAGTCGCGACGAAGAGTCGACCCGCGTCTGGGTCGCGGACGATGGCGTGGGCATCCCGAGCGCCGACCTGCCACACATTTTCCGGCGCTTCTACCGCGTCGAAAAGCACCACTCGCAGGAGGAGATCAAGGGCACCGGCCTCGGACTCTCGATCGTGAAGCGTGCGATCGAAGCACACGGCGGAGCCATCCGCGTCAGCTCGACGCCCGGCCAGGAAACGCGCTTCACCATGGAAGTCCCGCGTGAAGCCGAGGCCCGCCTGCTGGCCGAAGCCGAAGCGAACGCGCTGCCGGAGCTTCAGAAGACGGAGGGCTGA